The following nucleotide sequence is from Cryptococcus neoformans var. grubii H99 chromosome 5, complete sequence.
cttgctggGGGCCATTTTCCTCGGAATCGAAATATTTCCATCCGCCATACATAGCGATGATAAGGGCGCGTTGACAAGCATTGTGGTACCGGGCAGAGATCTTTTCGCGATCCTGTCGTTCGTCTTCGTCTACAAAGTTGACAGAAGAGTCGTTAATTTCGCTGTCCACGAACTCGGCGGCTTTGTCTAATGTCTCTCCCGTCCCATTTTCCTCTCGTTCAACCCTTCGCTCCCGCTCAATTGCCTCTCGCTCCATCTCTTCGCGGTGTTTTCtcactctctcctcttgttccctCCAATCTGCATCTTCCTGcctccttttttcctcttgttctttctgAGCTCGGACTTTCATTGCCATTTTTTCCTGGTCCTTTTCATCCTGTATCTGCctgttcttctccttttctttctcctgTTCGGGGTTGGCATTCGGATCAGGAATGGGCAAACTGAGAATATCGTCAAAGCGTTTGGAGTCAAAGACCGGGAGCGCCATGCCATTTCGCTCATGCCTTTCAGCAATTTTAGAATCCTTCTCAAGCTGCTTGTTGATTTTTCCGAGGTGAAAATGGCTCTGGACATAGATTTCTTCCTTTGAACCGTGGTGGCATCAGTACTTTGCACATTGCGAGTAGAGTAAGGCATACAATTTTGATGAACAACTCAGCAGGCAAAACCATGTCTGGAATCGGTACCCAATCatccttcccatcttcatAATTTGGTTCACCCatttcttcaagctcagcCAGCGATTCTTGACTTCCATCGGCTATAAGTTCCGCGCGTCGTTGATAATATTCGACCCAGGAAGGAGTACTCAGACGCATGGCGTTGATATAGTATTGAATGTATTCGACTTGCTTGAGACTGAACAGGAGCCGGGGGCGGTTGGTCTTATCGTAGCCTACAAATCTTGAGTCAGTCAAGACGTCTGTGCCTGTGAAAGATGGGTTCTCACCGAGGTATAACGTTATGCCTTCTTTGCCTGGATGTAGAGGGTGTCCAGGATCATAGAGGGCGGTGTTGGAAAAAATGGACTTGATGGCACCAGCCTACATTAGAATGGTTAAGAAGTATACCAATTTAATCAAACAAACAGATTTACCTGCCAAGGGTTCAGACTGTTGGGCCACTGATACATGACATCCATTTGCCTCATGTAGGCGTCCTTGACAAGCGACAAACCCTCTTTGGATTCCACTCTCATAGTGGTATCGGGGAAAACCTTGCCTCCTGGGTTGTTATCGTCCATCTTACTACTTGCCACTGATGCGATAAGGAGTCAGAatttttgttttgtttcGTAAAGGACATAATAATGGTCGATCGGAATACAAAGAAGTCGTTAATGTCCAGTCAACATACTTTACGTAAATAATCACCGCCGCTCTCTTAGATCAGTGACGTAAAGAGGGATCAAAGACATGCCTTTAGCGGGACATAACGAACatatcttccatctctttaGTCTTTGTATCGAAATATTCAGCAAATACATAAGACTGAACACTATAAACCTGTGTGATGTACGAGGACGCTGTGCCGAGTAAGCTCCTTCACAAACCATTGAACAGGGGAAAGTAGTGGCAACTAACTGTCAGCTATCTCTGTCGCCGCTGGCTCTAGTCAAAACATTACTTCGAACTGTCTTTAATGTGAGCTCACCCTTTCAATCAATATCTGCGGATTGAAGATTGGCCTCAGCTGATGCCGCGTTAGTCCATCTTTGAAGTCATTTTGTTATGTGTTGCGGGTTATGTACTCGCCCGCGCTGGAGTGACGGATAAAGCAACCCAGAGAAAGCTGAATGTCATCAATGTCTCCCTGTTCACCCCAGCTTTGTTGTTTTCAAAGGTGAAGTCCCGTTTTGGGAGACGATTATCACAATGCTAGCTGGTGACTGACGCCTGGTTAGGTGGCTTACTCTCTTACACCGGCAAAGCTGAAAGAACTATGGATCATCCCTCTTGGGTATGTGAAGCACTGTTTCTCTACAGGATTCTCGGGCCATATTATTCTAACTTGTTCACCTGTCAACTACTAgtttcatcctcatcactgGCCTTTCGGCCCTAGTAGCCTGGTTCCTTGCCAAGGTGTTCAGGCTTTCTAAATCGCAGACGTACGTGGGGAGCAGAGCTTTATTACGCACGTTCTTGGTAACAGGTGAAGctgatggtgatggggtTCCCTTAGGGCTTTTGCCATTTGTGCCGCGATGTTTCAAAATAGTAACTCTTTGCCGATCGCCTTGATCCAGGTCTGTATCCACATTCATGATAATACATTTGCCAATAAGTTGACTCTACTTAGGCTTTGGTGACTACAGTCCCCGGTCTCAAATGGGGATTCGACGACTCCAAAGATCAAATGCTGGGTCGAGCCCTCACCTATCTCGTTCTCTACTCCACCCTCGGTATGATGCTACGATGGTCATGGGGCGTTAAACTTCTCTCTAATGCCGACGATGAGGTTGACCAGACTCAgcatgatcatgatcatggCTTAGCTGGCGACATGGGGCTTGTACAGTCGCCTGGGCACATTGAAGAGAATGAATATGAGAGCAGGTCacctttctttccttctgaAGACCACCAGGCTCCGCGGGGGCGTGGCAGTTTATTCAGGGGACGTGGCAGTTTATTCGGTGTAACGCCGACTATGATTCGTGatgcctcctcttctccaactaCTCCCTTTGGAGTTCCTGGGCCGGTACACCCTATGCATTCGCCACGAAGACAGTCAACTACCGGAGCCAGTACGAGAAGTCATTCGATCATGAGTGCCACGAGGAGGTCGAGGACTCTAAGCAGGACTGAGAGTGGTCGAGAGTTTTGGGGACTACCTGAAGCACCCAGAAATCACAGGATCGAGCTGATCGAGGAAGATAGcagtgatgaggaggacgaggaatGGGTATGTTCAAGCTTCCATACGCTTAGGGAGGTCACTGACAAGGTGATAGGGAAATTACGCACAACCAGATTTCCGCCTTCGCCGCGAACCCCCTTCCACGAAGCTTCAAGCTTATTGGCGTGGAttccaaaaaaaagcaaCGTCATTCGGCAAGAGCGTGAATGCGTTCATGACCGTTCCAATGTATGCTGCGCTGTTGTCAATCTTCATTGCGATGGTACAGCCTTTGCAGCGGGAAATGGCTAAGTTTAAGCCGTTGGAACAGGCGATCAAGGGTGCTGGGCAATGTTCGAGTAAGGACCATCActactttttttttcttcttctttcgcctCTCATGATCTGACTGTCATGTGTACAGTTCCTGTCACTTTAGTGGTCCTGGGCGCTTTCTTCTATACCCCACCTTCTACCCATCCCCCTTTCTCCGGTCTTCACCCTAATGAAACTCCAGCTCGACCATCCAACTTCTTCGAGCGCAAGTTCCGTGCCATCGCTGGCTCGCATCCCTCCGATCAGAAGGCTTATCCCCGAGAAAATCGAACCGTTTTCGTCGCTGTGATCAGTCGAATGATTCTTGTGCCAATGCTGATGATGCCGCTTTTGGCGTTGATGGCCAAGTATGACTTCTTCGAAGCTGCTGCAGACCCAGTTTTTGTGCTCTGTGCAGTGCTATTGGTTTCTTCCGTGAGTTTCGACTCCAGATATCAAGTTTGCTTCTGGGCTACGTTCAGATCACTGCGAGCGTATGATTTGCTGACAGCTAGATTGACGCTGCAGCCTCCGGCTCTGACGTTGGCACAAATCACACAAGCGGCATCGGGTGATGCTTTTGAAAGGTTGATATCCAAGACAATCAGTTGGTCGTATGCTGTTCTCACACCGCCGTAAGTCCTTGATGCCCTTCATATATGTCCCCACATAAATGGCCATTTGAACCATTTGTTGATAACTGACGGGTCGCAGCTTGACTCTCATCTATGTTGTTATCGGTTTGGTTTTCGGAAGATTGTAAGCAGAGTTTAAATAAGATCGGAAATAAGCATAATCAAATGAGCTGCATGAAGCGCAAGCTGCAAAACTACAGACATGGGAATGAAACTTGATAAATACCGCTCCGAAGATTTCCATCGGCGCAATGCATGTAGTAGCAGTCAGCAATATTGCCACTTTCATTTATTACAGCGCTCTACTTGTTCAAGTGCCTGTGCTTGCGCCGATCGCGTCTCATTGGCGCATTGGTGCCGACTGAGACGCAGGTTACGATTTGGATCTGTGTCTTTTCGTTGCTGTaacgaacgaacgaaggggcgaggagggagatggggcCATCAATGGCTTGGAGTGCAGGTGGGAACTCATTTTAATAACTTTAAAGAACTTTGTTAAGCTAGAAAATTAATTAAGTGAGCGAGGGAACACGCGAGACGCGACTATTTTCCTTGTTGAATAATTAGGCAGTAGGGTTGGTCATTTTTTGGTTAGGCCATTTCAGGGTCTGCCTATAGACACCGCCTCCCATTGGCCGTCAGCAGCTCGACGGTGCTGCATCGGTGATACAAAGGACAGCTACAATATGGATAATGAAACAAGATGCATATGGATACGTTGTCCTGTCCATATCGTGCCCTTGCCTATTAATCTTCGTCCAGTTGTCACAAAAAACGACTTTGATCATCTTTGTTGTAAACGCAAAACACGTCACGTCTCACCTACACAGCAGACCACAAAAAAAATATCAGCCCGCGTATAGTCTGCCGACGAGCGGTGATATTTTGCTGCGTGCGCGGGGGCTTTTCGTGGCAACTTGGCATGGCCCTCACTTTCCATTCAAACCTGTTATCGCCAGCCATACTTCCGGAACTCCCACAATTTTACTCAACACCCACGAAAAGTACCTGGTGTACGCGACTACTTTGCCACGTGAGGTGAGTACCTGTTGTTTTCGCTTGTATGTGGCATGGAGGATTGGGGCTGGAGTGTTTGGATGCGGCCCCCGTTCCTGGAAGGCAGGCGTTCCATGGCCGGGCTCTGCTTGGGCCTCGACGGGTGATGTGTGCAGTCTGCGTTTGTTACTCGCTCGGACAttatcctctcttccatcttctatctttcttcctaccttttctctttccatcgcCCATACACCCACAGCTAACCATTCCTCCCCCGCCTCGTTCACAACCGCCAACCGCTTCTAACAGCGACAACACTCTTTACACCAACCACCTCCACACgtcctttctcttttttccgccgctcttcttttcataACCATCTCCTGTATACGGATCCCTCCAAAACAGGATCCCACGCGTTACAGTCCCGAAACCTACATCGAACCAAATTTTACAGCAGTAGAGCAAGTCCGTACCCGCTGGCCGGTTTCTCCCTTGCTCTGCATCCCGCCACGCCTCAACCAAGTCCAACCGAAACCTGTTGGTGTTCTGTCATCGACACCACGTCAGATTTCCCTCCACACACGTTGTCCCCGATATCCTCCACTACACATGCCCATCTTGTCAAGATTCTAGCTCCATCTTTATCGCTCACCAATAAGCAGAATACGGGCACGGTGATATTATCAGCAACGAGAGCCAGGGGCTCAATGTCAATGCGTCACCGTCGACAGCGATACACACCGCCTTCATTGGCGCTTGTCCCGGTACTTGTATTACTTATTTTTGCAGTAGTTGCAGAGGTCGGCGAGGCTTTGGAacatggaagaggaggaacaggGGTAGAGAGGAGGGTGCATAACCAAACTAGGAGAAGGGCaatggaggggaagaagagacagtTTAATCTTATCAGCGAGCTTGAATGTGAGTTCTGAGTGCAGTTGGAAGGTGATTCATGTACAACCCTGACAAAATCGGCAGCTTTGGGCTCCAATGTCCCGAATAGTCTGTTCGACCTCTTAGCACCAACTACTTCCACAGAGTCGTTGACGAGTCAGCTTGTTTCATCCACGGAGAGCACATCGTCTGTTCAATCTTCGACACAACCTGTGGCCACGCCTGTTGTTGAATCCTCTACGAATCTCGTCCAATCTATCGCAACTTCAGCTCCTTCCTTCGAAACATCTTCAACAGTTGACGCGCTTGCCACCTCTGCGGCTGTGTCTCCTTCAGCTACTttgtcatcctcttccgacGAATCTTCCTCTACGTGGCAATCCAAAGTTGCCGTTGAAAGCACGTCTTCAATTGTATATGCCGTCGCTTCAGATCAAGCAACGTCCACATCGTACAGCTCAGAAACGACCTCCTCTTATTCGCCGGTAGCAAGCTCCAGTTCGGCTGCCGCTTCAtctacatcttctttcGAGTACAGTTCTGAGACTTTCAGTCCCGCTCCTAGTACCGCTTCTATCCCTATATCGTCGGCCATTGAACTTAGTACCAAATCTTCAACCCCAGTCCTTATAAGCCAGCAGTCTTCAGCTTCGCCTTCTCAAACAGTTCTTGCAACTCCTGAGGCTATTGCCGTATCCATTACCAGTAAGTCTCCATTCAGATCAAGGTCTTTTCAAGTTTCAAGTTTTTTGCCCGTTTCAAGTTCAATTTTATCTTTGTCTCAAAttctttttcgtttttCAATTTTATTTGatggttggagatggccGTGCGTATTTGCGTATGCTATGACTGTGAACGGAACTTTGGCAGCGCAGCGGGACCCAGTTCCGACTTTGGTTTGGCCAACAAAATCAAAGGGTAAAAGATGGTACAGAGAAATGAGAAGGCAAGAATTCGGTCAAAcaggagagggagatgggaaCAGCGGAGCGATAGCGGAGACGGACATCCAGACAGAGGCGGAGGATCTTGGGAGCACCGCCGCGAACGCTGTGGGGCAAACGGGGGTGACAGCAAATCAGGACTGGGGCATAACGAGTGCTGCCGCTGCAGAGGTGACAAGCGCACTTGTAGAGGTCATCAGTGTCTCTGTAGGGCAACAAATTACTAGTACTGCTGCAGAACCGACTACTGCAATGATAATAGCCACAAGTGCCCAGGCGGATATCCAACCCATCACCATTTCCCAGGCAGGTGTACAAACGTCAACGCTAGACGAAGGTGTTtggtcatcttcatcagacGCCGTTACTCTAGCTgcaccatcctccttcaccaCGGACAATCCGGCTTTACCAGCCACCTCTGCTGCGGCATGGGAAGCCGGCACTTCGCTTGCATTAACCGCTGTCAACTCTCAACCAGGTGAAACAATACTTTCGGACTACGGCGTAGCGATCTCGGCCACCGTTGACGATAGTGGCGTAATGTCTCTTTCACTTGAAGTCGCTAGCTCCTCAAGTTTTGAGCCACTAGTCAGAACACAATCAGGAGGGGAAATTTCTGGCGTGAAGGAGACGATGTCGATTACGACTTTCACAGTGGAGACAGACGCTTGGACGTTGTCGGAGTCGCTTACAGTGGCAGAGGGAGTGACCTCAGACGTGACGGCCACCCAATTCATCAGCGAATCTTTGCCAAGCTCTATCACATCATCAGCCATCAGCTATACGTCTTTTCAAAGATTGTCGGAGGACCTCTCTTCCGTATCCAATGGAGAAACGAATGTTGCTCTCACCTCGGCCTCTGGCAAATTTTCCTCCAACACCATCTCAAACACGCTGTCCGACATAATTTTCTCCAACAGTGATACGATGAGCGATACTGCGTTGCTTCTCATTTCATCGTCTATGACCGCCACAGATCCAGAAGGCACAATTGCTGCGACTCTGTCGACTACGATACTGCCAACTGGCTCTTCTTTAGTTGATGGCCCGAGCGAGAGCAGCGACCATTCGTCTGCTATGGGCTCGTCTATCGACCTTAATGTCACTTTGACATACAATACGTATTTGTCGAGCCAGTCGAGTTTTTCAACCTCCCCAGAGCTCGTCACTGCTTCCCCTACCGTCTCAATGGAGACGGGGAATGACGGACTGTCGGGATCCATGGTGGTTATTTCACCCAGTAGTGGCTTATCGCCAACAACTGTGTTGTCTTCCGCTGGCGATCTACCAACTTC
It contains:
- a CDS encoding endoplasmic reticulum protein, with amino-acid sequence MYEDAVPIKTLLRTVFNSIFEVILLCVAGYVLARAGVTDKATQRKLNVINVSLFTPALLFSKVAYSLTPAKLKELWIIPLGFILITGLSALVAWFLAKVFRLSKSQTAFAICAAMFQNSNSLPIALIQALVTTVPGLKWGFDDSKDQMLGRALTYLVLYSTLGMMLRWSWGVKLLSNADDEVDQTQHDHDHGLAGDMGLVQSPGHIEENEYESRSPFFPSEDHQAPRGRGSLFRGRGSLFGVTPTMIRDASSSPTTPFGVPGPVHPMHSPRRQSTTGASTRSHSIMSATRRSRTLSRTESGREFWGLPEAPRNHRIELIEEDSSDEEDEEWGNYAQPDFRLRREPPSTKLQAYWRGFQKKATSFGKSVNAFMTVPMYAALLSIFIAMVQPLQREMAKFKPLEQAIKGAGQCSIPVTLVVLGAFFYTPPSTHPPFSGLHPNETPARPSNFFERKFRAIAGSHPSDQKAYPRENRTVFVAVISRMILVPMLMMPLLALMAKYDFFEAAADPVFVLCAVLLVSSPPALTLAQITQAASGDAFERLISKTISWSYAVLTPPLTLIYVVIGLVFGRL